A single Callithrix jacchus isolate 240 chromosome 4, calJac240_pri, whole genome shotgun sequence DNA region contains:
- the LOC100390841 gene encoding MHC class I polypeptide-related sequence A isoform X4: MGLVWVLLFLAGVFSFAAQGAAAVLSWNGSVQSGFLAEGHLDGQLFLRCDRQKCPAGPQGQWEEAVLRAETSNTEIEDLRENEKDLKMTLAHKKGQKGALHSLQEIRLCEIHEDGSTRGFRHFYSDGNLFLSQNLDTREWNVSQSSRVQILPINITKVLEENAKKAGAVLADCLWKLRRYLASGAGVRRTVPPMVNVTRLKDSDGNINVTCWASGFYPQNITLTWRQDGVSLSQDAQHSEGVLPDGNGTYQTWVTISICQGEEQNFTCYMEHSGNHSTHPVPPGKVLVLESQWPANLYVLAAAAPTAAAAVIGIILLWVLHCRKKRTSSAQHPEFVSLQVLD, encoded by the exons ATGGGGCTGGTTTGGGTCCTGCTGTTTCTGGCCGGCGTCTTCTCTTTTGCAGCCCAGGGAGCCGCCGCTG TGCTGTCCTGGAATGGATCTGTGCAGTCAGGATTTCTCGCTGAGGGACATCTGGATGGTCAGCTCTTCCTGCGCTGTGACAGGCAGAAATGCCCAGCAGGGCCCCAGGGACAGTGGGAAGAAGCAGTCCTGAGAGCTGAGACCTCAAACACTGAGATCGAGGACttgagagagaatgagaaggacCTCAAGATGACCCTGGCTCATAAAAAGGGGCAGAAAGGAG CCTTGCATTCCCTCCAGGAAATTAGACTCTGTGAGATCCATGAAGACGGCAGCACTAGGGGCTTCCGGCATTTCTACTCTGATGGGAACCTCTTCCTCTCCCAAAACCTGGACACTCGGGAGTGGAACGTGTCGCAGTCCTCCAGAGTTCAGATCCTGCCTATAAACATCACGAAGGTCTTggaagaaaatgcaaagaaagctGGCGCTGTGCTGGCAGACTGCCTGTGGAAACTACGGCGATATCTGGCATCTGGGGCAGGAGTCAGGAGAACAG TGCCCCCCATGGTGAATGTCACCCGCCTCAAGGACTCAGATGGCAACATCAATGTGACGTGCTGGGCTTCCGGCTTCTATCCCCAGAATATCACACTGACATGGCGTCAGGATGGGGTATCTTTGAGCCAGGACGCCCAGCACTCGGAGGGTGTCCTGCCTGATGGGAATGGAACCTACCAGACCTGGGTGACCATCAGCATTTGCCAAGGAGAGGAGCAGAATTTCACCTGCTACATGGAACACAGTGGGAATCACAGCACTCACCCTGTGCCCCCTG GGAAGGTGCTGGTGCTTGAGAGTCAATGGCCAGCCAATCTATATgttcttgctgctgctgctcctactgctgctgctgctgttattgGTATTATTCTTCTCTGGGTCCTTCATTGCAGGAAGAAGAGAACATCCTCTGCACAGCATCCAG aGTTCGTGAGCCTGCAGGTCCTGGATTGA
- the LOC100390841 gene encoding MHC class I polypeptide-related sequence A isoform X1 yields the protein MGLVWVLLFLAGVFSFAAQGAAAEPHSLVYNLTVLSWNGSVQSGFLAEGHLDGQLFLRCDRQKCPAGPQGQWEEAVLRAETSNTEIEDLRENEKDLKMTLAHKKGQKGALHSLQEIRLCEIHEDGSTRGFRHFYSDGNLFLSQNLDTREWNVSQSSRVQILPINITKVLEENAKKAGAVLADCLWKLRRYLASGAGVRRTVPPMVNVTRLKDSDGNINVTCWASGFYPQNITLTWRQDGVSLSQDAQHSEGVLPDGNGTYQTWVTISICQGEEQNFTCYMEHSGNHSTHPVPPGKVLVLESQWPANLYVLAAAAPTAAAAVIGIILLWVLHCRKKRTSSAQHPGKEWPAGTAVAPTLSPSQCLCLSGSLGRVQVGVREPAGPGLTRGWDRRPQGCHTAGISASDVSSWAHWLH from the exons ATGGGGCTGGTTTGGGTCCTGCTGTTTCTGGCCGGCGTCTTCTCTTTTGCAGCCCAGGGAGCCGCCGCTG AGCCCCACAGTCTTGTTTATAACCTCACAGTGCTGTCCTGGAATGGATCTGTGCAGTCAGGATTTCTCGCTGAGGGACATCTGGATGGTCAGCTCTTCCTGCGCTGTGACAGGCAGAAATGCCCAGCAGGGCCCCAGGGACAGTGGGAAGAAGCAGTCCTGAGAGCTGAGACCTCAAACACTGAGATCGAGGACttgagagagaatgagaaggacCTCAAGATGACCCTGGCTCATAAAAAGGGGCAGAAAGGAG CCTTGCATTCCCTCCAGGAAATTAGACTCTGTGAGATCCATGAAGACGGCAGCACTAGGGGCTTCCGGCATTTCTACTCTGATGGGAACCTCTTCCTCTCCCAAAACCTGGACACTCGGGAGTGGAACGTGTCGCAGTCCTCCAGAGTTCAGATCCTGCCTATAAACATCACGAAGGTCTTggaagaaaatgcaaagaaagctGGCGCTGTGCTGGCAGACTGCCTGTGGAAACTACGGCGATATCTGGCATCTGGGGCAGGAGTCAGGAGAACAG TGCCCCCCATGGTGAATGTCACCCGCCTCAAGGACTCAGATGGCAACATCAATGTGACGTGCTGGGCTTCCGGCTTCTATCCCCAGAATATCACACTGACATGGCGTCAGGATGGGGTATCTTTGAGCCAGGACGCCCAGCACTCGGAGGGTGTCCTGCCTGATGGGAATGGAACCTACCAGACCTGGGTGACCATCAGCATTTGCCAAGGAGAGGAGCAGAATTTCACCTGCTACATGGAACACAGTGGGAATCACAGCACTCACCCTGTGCCCCCTG GGAAGGTGCTGGTGCTTGAGAGTCAATGGCCAGCCAATCTATATgttcttgctgctgctgctcctactgctgctgctgctgttattgGTATTATTCTTCTCTGGGTCCTTCATTGCAGGAAGAAGAGAACATCCTCTGCACAGCATCCAG GTAAGGAGTGGCCAGCAGGGACGGCCGTGGCACCTACTCTGTCCCCATCTCAGTGTCTCTGTCTCTCGGGCTCACTAGGGCGCGTCCAGGTGGG aGTTCGTGAGCCTGCAGGTCCTGGATTGACACGTGGTTGGGACAGGAGACCACAGGGTTGCCACACAGCTGGGATTTCAGCCTCTGATGTCAGCTCCTGGGCCCACTGGCTCCACTGA
- the LOC100390841 gene encoding MHC class I polypeptide-related sequence A isoform X3, which yields MGLVWVLLFLAGVFSFAAQGAAAEPHSLVYNLTVLSWNGSVQSGFLAEGHLDGQLFLRCDRQKCPAGPQGQWEEAVLRAETSNTEIEDLRENEKDLKMTLAHKKGQKGALHSLQEIRLCEIHEDGSTRGFRHFYSDGNLFLSQNLDTREWNVSQSSRVQILPINITKVLEENAKKAGAVLADCLWKLRRYLASGAGVRRTVPPMVNVTRLKDSDGNINVTCWASGFYPQNITLTWRQDGVSLSQDAQHSEGVLPDGNGTYQTWVTISICQGEEQNFTCYMEHSGNHSTHPVPPGKVLVLESQWPANLYVLAAAAPTAAAAVIGIILLWVLHCRKKRTSSAQHPEFVSLQVLD from the exons ATGGGGCTGGTTTGGGTCCTGCTGTTTCTGGCCGGCGTCTTCTCTTTTGCAGCCCAGGGAGCCGCCGCTG AGCCCCACAGTCTTGTTTATAACCTCACAGTGCTGTCCTGGAATGGATCTGTGCAGTCAGGATTTCTCGCTGAGGGACATCTGGATGGTCAGCTCTTCCTGCGCTGTGACAGGCAGAAATGCCCAGCAGGGCCCCAGGGACAGTGGGAAGAAGCAGTCCTGAGAGCTGAGACCTCAAACACTGAGATCGAGGACttgagagagaatgagaaggacCTCAAGATGACCCTGGCTCATAAAAAGGGGCAGAAAGGAG CCTTGCATTCCCTCCAGGAAATTAGACTCTGTGAGATCCATGAAGACGGCAGCACTAGGGGCTTCCGGCATTTCTACTCTGATGGGAACCTCTTCCTCTCCCAAAACCTGGACACTCGGGAGTGGAACGTGTCGCAGTCCTCCAGAGTTCAGATCCTGCCTATAAACATCACGAAGGTCTTggaagaaaatgcaaagaaagctGGCGCTGTGCTGGCAGACTGCCTGTGGAAACTACGGCGATATCTGGCATCTGGGGCAGGAGTCAGGAGAACAG TGCCCCCCATGGTGAATGTCACCCGCCTCAAGGACTCAGATGGCAACATCAATGTGACGTGCTGGGCTTCCGGCTTCTATCCCCAGAATATCACACTGACATGGCGTCAGGATGGGGTATCTTTGAGCCAGGACGCCCAGCACTCGGAGGGTGTCCTGCCTGATGGGAATGGAACCTACCAGACCTGGGTGACCATCAGCATTTGCCAAGGAGAGGAGCAGAATTTCACCTGCTACATGGAACACAGTGGGAATCACAGCACTCACCCTGTGCCCCCTG GGAAGGTGCTGGTGCTTGAGAGTCAATGGCCAGCCAATCTATATgttcttgctgctgctgctcctactgctgctgctgctgttattgGTATTATTCTTCTCTGGGTCCTTCATTGCAGGAAGAAGAGAACATCCTCTGCACAGCATCCAG aGTTCGTGAGCCTGCAGGTCCTGGATTGA
- the LOC100390841 gene encoding MHC class I polypeptide-related sequence A isoform X2, translating into MGLVWVLLFLAGVFSFAAQGAAAVLSWNGSVQSGFLAEGHLDGQLFLRCDRQKCPAGPQGQWEEAVLRAETSNTEIEDLRENEKDLKMTLAHKKGQKGALHSLQEIRLCEIHEDGSTRGFRHFYSDGNLFLSQNLDTREWNVSQSSRVQILPINITKVLEENAKKAGAVLADCLWKLRRYLASGAGVRRTVPPMVNVTRLKDSDGNINVTCWASGFYPQNITLTWRQDGVSLSQDAQHSEGVLPDGNGTYQTWVTISICQGEEQNFTCYMEHSGNHSTHPVPPGKVLVLESQWPANLYVLAAAAPTAAAAVIGIILLWVLHCRKKRTSSAQHPGKEWPAGTAVAPTLSPSQCLCLSGSLGRVQVGVREPAGPGLTRGWDRRPQGCHTAGISASDVSSWAHWLH; encoded by the exons ATGGGGCTGGTTTGGGTCCTGCTGTTTCTGGCCGGCGTCTTCTCTTTTGCAGCCCAGGGAGCCGCCGCTG TGCTGTCCTGGAATGGATCTGTGCAGTCAGGATTTCTCGCTGAGGGACATCTGGATGGTCAGCTCTTCCTGCGCTGTGACAGGCAGAAATGCCCAGCAGGGCCCCAGGGACAGTGGGAAGAAGCAGTCCTGAGAGCTGAGACCTCAAACACTGAGATCGAGGACttgagagagaatgagaaggacCTCAAGATGACCCTGGCTCATAAAAAGGGGCAGAAAGGAG CCTTGCATTCCCTCCAGGAAATTAGACTCTGTGAGATCCATGAAGACGGCAGCACTAGGGGCTTCCGGCATTTCTACTCTGATGGGAACCTCTTCCTCTCCCAAAACCTGGACACTCGGGAGTGGAACGTGTCGCAGTCCTCCAGAGTTCAGATCCTGCCTATAAACATCACGAAGGTCTTggaagaaaatgcaaagaaagctGGCGCTGTGCTGGCAGACTGCCTGTGGAAACTACGGCGATATCTGGCATCTGGGGCAGGAGTCAGGAGAACAG TGCCCCCCATGGTGAATGTCACCCGCCTCAAGGACTCAGATGGCAACATCAATGTGACGTGCTGGGCTTCCGGCTTCTATCCCCAGAATATCACACTGACATGGCGTCAGGATGGGGTATCTTTGAGCCAGGACGCCCAGCACTCGGAGGGTGTCCTGCCTGATGGGAATGGAACCTACCAGACCTGGGTGACCATCAGCATTTGCCAAGGAGAGGAGCAGAATTTCACCTGCTACATGGAACACAGTGGGAATCACAGCACTCACCCTGTGCCCCCTG GGAAGGTGCTGGTGCTTGAGAGTCAATGGCCAGCCAATCTATATgttcttgctgctgctgctcctactgctgctgctgctgttattgGTATTATTCTTCTCTGGGTCCTTCATTGCAGGAAGAAGAGAACATCCTCTGCACAGCATCCAG GTAAGGAGTGGCCAGCAGGGACGGCCGTGGCACCTACTCTGTCCCCATCTCAGTGTCTCTGTCTCTCGGGCTCACTAGGGCGCGTCCAGGTGGG aGTTCGTGAGCCTGCAGGTCCTGGATTGACACGTGGTTGGGACAGGAGACCACAGGGTTGCCACACAGCTGGGATTTCAGCCTCTGATGTCAGCTCCTGGGCCCACTGGCTCCACTGA
- the LOC100390841 gene encoding MHC class I polypeptide-related sequence A isoform X5, giving the protein MTLAHKKGQKGALHSLQEIRLCEIHEDGSTRGFRHFYSDGNLFLSQNLDTREWNVSQSSRVQILPINITKVLEENAKKAGAVLADCLWKLRRYLASGAGVRRTVPPMVNVTRLKDSDGNINVTCWASGFYPQNITLTWRQDGVSLSQDAQHSEGVLPDGNGTYQTWVTISICQGEEQNFTCYMEHSGNHSTHPVPPGKVLVLESQWPANLYVLAAAAPTAAAAVIGIILLWVLHCRKKRTSSAQHPEFVSLQVLD; this is encoded by the exons ATGACCCTGGCTCATAAAAAGGGGCAGAAAGGAG CCTTGCATTCCCTCCAGGAAATTAGACTCTGTGAGATCCATGAAGACGGCAGCACTAGGGGCTTCCGGCATTTCTACTCTGATGGGAACCTCTTCCTCTCCCAAAACCTGGACACTCGGGAGTGGAACGTGTCGCAGTCCTCCAGAGTTCAGATCCTGCCTATAAACATCACGAAGGTCTTggaagaaaatgcaaagaaagctGGCGCTGTGCTGGCAGACTGCCTGTGGAAACTACGGCGATATCTGGCATCTGGGGCAGGAGTCAGGAGAACAG TGCCCCCCATGGTGAATGTCACCCGCCTCAAGGACTCAGATGGCAACATCAATGTGACGTGCTGGGCTTCCGGCTTCTATCCCCAGAATATCACACTGACATGGCGTCAGGATGGGGTATCTTTGAGCCAGGACGCCCAGCACTCGGAGGGTGTCCTGCCTGATGGGAATGGAACCTACCAGACCTGGGTGACCATCAGCATTTGCCAAGGAGAGGAGCAGAATTTCACCTGCTACATGGAACACAGTGGGAATCACAGCACTCACCCTGTGCCCCCTG GGAAGGTGCTGGTGCTTGAGAGTCAATGGCCAGCCAATCTATATgttcttgctgctgctgctcctactgctgctgctgctgttattgGTATTATTCTTCTCTGGGTCCTTCATTGCAGGAAGAAGAGAACATCCTCTGCACAGCATCCAG aGTTCGTGAGCCTGCAGGTCCTGGATTGA